In Zingiber officinale cultivar Zhangliang chromosome 3B, Zo_v1.1, whole genome shotgun sequence, a single window of DNA contains:
- the LOC121967187 gene encoding protein SCARECROW 1-like, with protein MASTSFLFSTPQAHASTDRPNSISTTSTTSSSSSFINTNSPSAPQSSLFLLPSQQHSYCQQQEEELLQLLLFQHQQEQAKMVRKRLASELDLQPDDASCAPSRLPRRSPSAASSSANPPPLLGQSSPLLLPPPVDATSILLPSSTSSILPSLLNPSPLMPLPLPLPLPVCGFSGLPLFPPENDRIALPASETAAGRQFASSSAVGGGGGGVDDAGASTAFVDGIIRDIISSSAAGGEVSIPLIVQSVREIVHPCNPSLAALLEFRLRSLQPPAPPLPSLPATSQSAHQRRMDAREALPVTEIASPSLKRGNPAPPPFAFSAVATSSAGSEKLQPAPLPQQQPQQQPQRSSTSISSDEATAATAAAATTSAALAAREKRVEMEKRKRDEEGLHLLTLLLQCAEAVSADNLEEANRLLLEISELSTPFGTSAQRVAAYFSEAMSARLVSSCLGLYAPLSTVPHRHRLAAAFQVFNGISPFVKFSHFTANQAIQEAFEREDRVHIIDFDIMQGLQWPGLFHILASRPGGPPRVRLTGLGSSMDALEATGKRLSDFADTLGLPFEFVPLAEKAGNLDPDRLGVSRCEAIAVHWLHHSLYDVTGSDTNTLWLLQRLSPKVVTMVEQDLSQSGSFLARFVEAIHYYSALFDSLGASYSEDSHERHIVEQQLLSREIRNVLAVGGPARTGEVKFSNWREKLSQSGFCGVSLSGNAAAQATLLLGMFPSDGYTLVEENGTLKLGWKDLCLLTASAWRPINHTLVGATR; from the exons ATGGCCTccacttcctttctcttctccactcCCCAAGCTCATGCCTCAACGGACCGCCCTAACTCCATCTCTACTACTTCTACTacatcctcttcctcctcctttattAATACCAACTCCCCATCTGCTCCTCAATCTTCCCTCTTCCTCTTGCCTTCCCAGCAGCACTCCTACTGCCAGCAGCAGGAAGAGGAGCTGCTGCAACTACTGCTCTTCCAGCACCAGCAGGAGCAAGCCAAGATGGTGAGGAAGCGCCTCGCGTCCGAGCTCGACTTGCAGCCTGACGACGCTTCTTGTGCGCCCTCTCGCCTCCCTCGGCGTTCTCCTTCCGCCGCTTCTTCATCCGCGAACCCTCCTCCGCTCTTGGGGCAGTCGTCCCCTCTTCTCCTTCCGCCTCCCGTCGATGCCACTTCCATCCTGTTGCCTAGCAGCACTAGCTCGATTCTTCCATCTTTGTTGAATCCTTCGCCGCTTATGCCACTGCCGCTTCCACTACCACTGCCAGTGTGTGGTTTCTCTGGTTTACCGCTGTTTCCTCCGGAGAATGATCGGATTGCTTTGCCGGCTTCAGAGACGGCGGCTGGACGCCAGTTTGCTTCTTCTTCGGCCGTTGGAGGAGGGGGCGGCGGGGTCGATGATGCTGGGGCTAGCACAGCTTTTGTGGACGGGATCATTCGGGATATTATTAGTAGCTCCGCCGCCGGAGGGGAGGTTTCTATACCTTTGATAGTTCAGAGTGTCCGTGAGATCGTGCACCCTTGTAACCCAAGCTTGGCAGCTTTGCTGGAGTTTCGGCTTAGATCGCTTCAACCGCCGGCTCCGCCATTGCCGTCTCTTCCGGCCACCTCGCAGTCGGCTCATCAGCGGAGGATGGACGCGAGGGAGGCTCTCCCAGTTACGGAGATTGCCTCGCCGTCGCTAAAGCGGGGGAACCCCGCACCGCCCCCGTTCGCGTTCTCCGCGGTGGCTACTAGCAGCGCTGGATCGGAAAAGCTGCAACCTGCACCGCTGCCTCAACAGCAACCACAACAACAACCGCAACGGAGCTCCACGTCGATTTCGTCCGATGAGGCTACGGCGGCGACGGCTGCTGCTGCTACAACTTCAGCGGCATTGGCGGCGAGGGAAAAGAGGGTAGAAATGGAGAAGAGGAAGCGGGACGAGGAGGGGCTACACCTGCTGACGCTGCTTCTCCAGTGCGCGGAGGCGGTGTCAGCTGACAACCTGGAGGAGGCAAACCGCCTACTCCTCGAAATCTCCGAGCTCTCGACTCCCTTCGGCACTTCCGCGCAACGCGTGGCGGCCTACTTCTCGGAGGCCATGTCAGCGCGGCTAGTTAGCTCCTGCCTCGGCCTCTACGCCCCTCTCTCCACCGTGCCTCATCGCCACCGCCTCGCTGCCGCCTTCCAGGTCTTCAACGGAATCAGCCCCTTCGTCAAGTTCTCCCACTTCACCGCCAACCAAGCCATCCAGGAAGCGTTCGAGCGCGAGGACCGCGTGCATATCATCGACTTCGACATCATGCAAGGTCTCCAGTGGCCGGGCCTCTTTCACATCCTCGCCTCCCGCCCCGGTGGCCCACCTCGGGTGCGCCTGACTGGCCTTGGTTCCTCCATGGACGCTCTCGAGGCTACCGGCAAGCGCCTCTCCGACTTCGCCGATACCCTCGGACTCCCCTTCGAGTTCGTCCCCCTCGCCGAGAAGGCGGGCAACCTCGACCCGGACCGCCTCGGCGTCTCCCGCTGCGAGGCCATCGCGGTGCACTGGCTCCACCACTCACTCTACGACGTCACAGGCTCCGACACCAACACCCTCTGGCTTCTGCAGAG GTTGTCACCGAAGGTGGTGACGATGGTGGAGCAGGACCTGAGCCAATCGGGCTCGTTCTTGGCCCGCTTCGTCGAGGCGATCCACTACTACTCCGCCCTCTTCGATTCGCTTGGCGCCAGCTACAGCGAGGACAGCCATGAGCGGCATATCGTGGAGCAGCAGCTGCTCTCGCGAGAAATCCGCAACGTGCTCGCCGTCGGCGGCCCAGCGCGCACTGGCGAGGTCAAGTTCAGTAACTGGAGGGAGAAGCTGAGCCAGTCTGGCTTCTGCGGCGTCTCCCTCTCCGGCAACGCCGCCGCCCAGGCTACACTCCTCCTCGGCATGTTCCCCTCCGACGGCTACACCCTGGTGGAGGAGAACGGCACGCTCAAGCTCGGGTGGAAGGACCTCTGCCTCCTCACTGCCTCCGCCTGGAGGCCCATAAATCACACCCTTGTCGGAGCCACGCGGTAG